Proteins encoded in a region of the Anguilla anguilla isolate fAngAng1 chromosome 10, fAngAng1.pri, whole genome shotgun sequence genome:
- the LOC118206858 gene encoding uncharacterized protein LOC118206858, producing MEVGLMKLVNQNERHPNILRLHEWFDTPDHYIMVLERPDPCVDLLEFCESQNGLLDEQRARAVTEQLLQALLHCQRCGVFHRDVKPPNVLINTETLRVILIDFGCGDLWLDTPYTTFAGTKEVTPPEWFVKGLYQAGPATVWSLGVTLYCLVCGYLPFKGYDERSMSALHFPEGLSPEVMDFISWCLEPKVEARATLGELQVHHWLSPICPEQEHVEEHVEDAYMIGSQIGEGGCGSVLAGFRIDDGQRVALKYVKRWEGDELLMPGMEDGTPGEVVLMTLVDQGNGHPNVLHFYEWFDKADHYVMVLERPENCMDLLDLCASQNGFLDERRARAVTDQLLQALLHCQQCGVFHRDVKPGNVLIDTETQRVILIDFGCGDLWQDTPYTTFAGTKEFAPPEWFMKGLYQAGPATVWSLGVTLYCLVCGYLPFNRYDERSMSVLHFPEGLSPEVMDFISWCLEPKVEDRATLGELQEHDWLSPICPEQVGIVEEEERDCQEDEELKDLQEEKLGSSISLSPRVIMESERECQEDGEEKSMHESKLDLCNSLIPAVMKRECQEDGEEKSMHMEILGCSNSPIPAKCPKNAPGMWKRKMACEQQAVVLGDILLPCSSAKPAKRPRKVGIVEEEERDCQEDEELKDLQEEKLGSSISLSPRVIMESERECQEDGEEKSMHESKLDLCNSLIPAVMKRECQEDGEEKSMPTEILGCSNFPIPAKCSKNAPGMWKRKMACEQQAVVLGDILLPCSSAKPAKRPRKVGIVEEEERDCQEDEELKDLQEEKLGSSISLSPRVIMESERECQEDGEEKSMHESKLDLCNSLIPAVMKRECQEDGEEKSMPTEILGCSNSPIPAKCSKNAPGMRKRKMACEQQAVVLGDILLPCSSAKPAKRPRKDEDGRRLQQQLQPLMLRCGGGESQGSEGEGLKERGLPVPGDRAPPDHGRLRRGAEWPPPQPEQREDEECPGQAQQGLFSPLWPCHSCHCTGPESRCLPACQPQKHRELGYRGHGARPIPGYDQCDGQPGLAVALQDHGPNLPTGLIK from the exons ATGGAAGTGGGTCTCATGAAACTAGTGAACCAGAACGAGAGGCATCCCAACATCTTGCGGCTGCATGAATGGTTTGACACCCCAGACCACTATATTATGGTGCTGGAGCGTCCGGACCCCTGTGTGGACCTCCTCGAGTTCTGCGAGTCCCAAAATGGCTTGCTGGATGAACAGCGGGCGAGGGCAGTGACTGAGCAACTGCTCCAGGCCCTGCTTCACTGCCAGCGGTGCGGCGTTTTCCATCGCGACGTGAAACCGCCCAACGTCCTGATCAACACCGAAACCTTGCGTGTTATCCTAATAGATTTTGGGTGCGGGGATCTTTGGCTGGATACGCCGTACACCACCTTCGCAG GCACCAAGGAAGTTACACCTCCCGAGTGGTTTGTGAAGGGGCTTTACCAGGCTGGCCCTGCCACGGTGTGGTCCTTAGGGGTGACGCTGTACTGTCTCGTCTGTGGCTACCTGCCGTTCAAAGGCTACGACGAGCGAAGCATGAGCGCGCTCCATTTCCCCGAAGGGCTGTCCCCTG AGGTCATGGACTTCATCAGCTGGTGCTTGGAACCCAAGGTGGAGGCCCGAGCCACTCTAGGAGAGCTCCAAGTCCACCATTGGCTCAGTCCCATCTGCCCAGAACAAG AACATGTGGAGGAACATGTAGAGGACGCCTACATGATCGGATCCCAAATTGGAGAGGGAGGATGCGGCTCAGTGTTAGCTGGGTTCCGCATCGATGATGGACAGCGG GTTGCCCTAAAATACGTGAAGAGATGGGAAGGGGATGAACTGCTTATG cctggAATGGAAGACGGAACTCCCGGTGAAGTGGTGCTCATGACCCTTGTGGACCAGGGGAATGGCCATCCCAACGTCTTACACTTCTATGAGTGGTTTGACAAGGCGGACCATTACGTCATGGTGCTGGAGCGGCCTGAGAACTGCATGGACCTCCTCGACCTCTGCGCGTCCCAAAACGGTTTCCTGGATGAACGGCGGGCGAGGGCAGTGACTGACCAACTGCTCCAGGCCCTGCTGCACTGCCAGCAGTGTGGCGTTTTCCATCGCGACGTGAAACCAGGAAACGTCCTGATCGACACGGAAACCCAGCGCGTCATCCTAATAGATTTTGGGTGCGGGGATCTCTGGCAGGATACACCGTACACCACCTTCGCAG GCACCAAGGAATTTGCACCTCCCGAATGGTTTATGAAGGGGCTGTACCAGGCTGGCCCTGCCACGGTGTGGTCCTTAGGGGTGACGCTCTACTGTCTCGTCTGTGGCTACTTGCCGTTTAACCGCTACGACGAGCGGAGCATGAGCGTGCTCCATTTCCCCGAAGGGCTGTCCCCTG AGGTCATGGACTTCATCAGCTGGTGCTTGGAACCCAAGGTGGAGGACCGAGCCACATTAGGAGAGCTCCAAGAACACGATTGGCTCAGTCCCATCTGCCCAGAACAAG TGGGAatcgtggaggaggaggagagggactgCCAGGAAGATGAAGAGCTGAAGGACCTGCAAGAGGAGAAACTGggctcctccatctctctcagtcCACGTGTCATCatggaaagtgagagagagtgccagGAAGATGGAGAGGAGAAGAGCATGCATGAGTCCAAGCTGGACCTCTGCAACTCTCTCATTCCTGCAGTCATGAAGAGAGAGTGCCAGGAAGATGGAGAGGAGAAGAGCATGCACATGGAGATACTGGGCTGCTCCAACTCTCCCATTCCAGCAAAGTGCCCCAAAAACG CCCCAGGAATGTGGAAGAGGAAGATGGCATGTGAACAGCAGGCAGTGGTGCTGGGAGATATTCTGCTCCCCTGCAGCAGTGCCAAGCCTGCAAAGCGACCTCGAAAAG TGGGAatcgtggaggaggaggagagggactgCCAGGAAGATGAAGAGCTGAAGGACCTGCAAGAGGAGAAACTGggctcctccatctctctcagtcCACGTGTCATCatggaaagtgagagagagtgccagGAAGATGGAGAGGAGAAGAGCATGCATGAGTCCAAGCTGGACCTCTGCAACTCTCTCATTCCTGCAGTCATGAAGAGAGAGTGCCAGGAAGATGGAGAGGAGAAGAGCATGCCCACGGAGATACTGGGCTGCTCCAACTTTCCCATTCCAGCAAAGTGCTCCAAAAACG CCCCAGGAATGTGGAAGAGGAAGATGGCATGTGAACAGCAGGCAGTGGTGCTGGGAGATATTCTGCTCCCCTGCAGCAGTGCCAAGCCTGCAAAGCGACCTCGAAAAG TGGGAatcgtggaggaggaggagagggactgCCAGGAAGATGAAGAGCTGAAGGACCTGCAAGAGGAGAAACTGggctcctccatctctctcagtcCACGTGTCATCatggaaagtgagagagagtgccagGAAGATGGAGAGGAGAAGAGCATGCATGAGTCCAAGCTGGACCTCTGCAACTCTCTCATTCCTGCAGTCATGAAGAGAGAGTGCCAGGAAGATGGAGAGGAGAAGAGCATGCCCACGGAGATACTGGGCTGCTCCAACTCTCCCATTCCAGCAAAGTGCTCCAAAAACG CCCCAGGAATGCGGAAGAGGAAGATGGCATGTGAACAGCAGGCAGTGGTGCTGGGAGATATTCTGCTCCCCTGCAGCAGTGCCAAGCCTGCAAAGCGACCTCGAAAAG ATGAAGACGGAAGGAGGCTGCAGCAACAGCTTCAGCCTCTTATGCTACGCTGTGGTGGAGGAGAAAGCCAAGGCAGTGAAGGAGAGGGCCTGAAAGAACGTGGCCTCCCTGTGCCTGGTGATCGTGCACCTCCAGACCACGGCCGTTTGAGAAGAGGAGCAGAATGGCCGCCTCCGCAACCGGAGCAGAGAGAGGACGAGGAGTGTCCCGGCCAGGCCCAGCAGGGCCTGTTCTCACCCCTCTGGCCATGCCACAGCTGTCACTGCACAG GCCCAGAATCCCGCTGCCTCCCAGCCTGCCAACCACAGAAGCATCGCGAGCTGGGCTACAGAGGGCACGGGGCCAGACC aaTCCCAGGATATGACCAATGCGATGGGCAACCAGGCCTCGCCGTTGCCCTCCAGGACCATGGGCCAAATCTCCCCACGGGGTTGATAAAATAA